One Orrella dioscoreae genomic window carries:
- the rpsJ gene encoding 30S ribosomal protein S10, whose amino-acid sequence MKNQKIRIRLKAFDYKLIDQSAAEIVETAKRTGAVVRGPVPLPTRIRRYDVLRSPHVNKTSRDQFEIRTHQRLMDIVDPTDKTVDALMRLDLPAGVDVEIALQ is encoded by the coding sequence ATGAAAAACCAGAAGATCCGCATTCGCCTGAAGGCTTTCGACTACAAGCTGATCGATCAATCGGCAGCCGAAATCGTCGAAACCGCCAAGCGTACCGGCGCTGTCGTCCGCGGTCCCGTTCCCCTGCCCACGCGCATCCGTCGCTACGACGTGCTGCGTTCGCCGCACGTGAACAAGACCTCGCGCGACCAGTTCGAAATCCGTACGCACCAGCGTCTGATGGACATCGTTGATCCCACCGACAAGACCGTCGACGCCCTGATGCGTCTGGACCTGCCGGCTGGCGTGGACGTCGAAATCGCGCTGCAGTAA
- the tuf gene encoding elongation factor Tu, which translates to MAKGKFERTKPHVNVGTIGHVDHGKTTLTAAITTVLSTKFGGEARGYDQIDAAPEEKARGITINTAHVEYETETRHYAHVDCPGHADYVKNMITGAAQMDGAILVVSAADGPMPQTREHILLSRQVGVPYIIVFLNKADMVDDAELLELVEMEVRELLSKYDFPGDDTPIVKGSAKLALEGDKGELGEQAILKLAEALDTYIPTPERAIDGTFLMPVEDVFSISGRGTVVTGRIERGVVKVGEEIEIVGIKPTVKTTCTGVEMFRKLLDQGQAGDNVGILLRGTKREDVERGQVLSKPGSINPHTDFTAEVYILSKEEGGRHTPFFNGYRPQFYFRTTDVTGTIELPADKEMVLPGDNVSMVVKLLAPIAMEEGLRFAIREGGRTVGAGVVAKILK; encoded by the coding sequence ATGGCAAAAGGCAAGTTTGAACGTACCAAGCCGCACGTGAACGTGGGTACGATTGGTCACGTTGACCACGGCAAAACGACGTTGACGGCTGCGATCACGACGGTTCTGTCGACGAAGTTCGGTGGCGAAGCCCGAGGCTACGACCAGATCGACGCGGCGCCGGAAGAGAAGGCCCGTGGTATCACGATCAACACGGCACACGTCGAGTACGAAACGGAAACGCGTCACTACGCGCACGTTGACTGCCCGGGCCACGCTGACTATGTGAAGAACATGATCACGGGTGCGGCGCAGATGGACGGCGCGATCCTGGTGGTGTCGGCCGCGGACGGCCCCATGCCGCAGACGCGCGAGCACATCCTGCTGTCGCGCCAGGTTGGCGTGCCGTACATCATCGTCTTCCTGAACAAGGCGGACATGGTCGACGACGCCGAGCTGCTCGAGCTGGTGGAAATGGAAGTCCGCGAACTTCTGTCGAAGTACGACTTCCCGGGTGACGACACCCCGATCGTGAAGGGTTCGGCCAAGCTGGCGCTGGAAGGCGACAAGGGCGAACTGGGCGAGCAGGCCATCCTGAAGCTGGCCGAAGCGCTGGACACGTACATCCCGACGCCCGAGCGCGCGATCGACGGTACGTTCCTGATGCCGGTGGAAGACGTGTTCTCGATCTCGGGTCGTGGCACGGTGGTGACGGGCCGTATCGAGCGCGGCGTGGTGAAGGTTGGTGAAGAAATCGAAATCGTGGGCATCAAGCCGACGGTCAAGACGACCTGCACGGGCGTGGAAATGTTCCGCAAGCTGCTGGACCAAGGTCAGGCGGGCGACAACGTGGGCATTCTGCTGCGCGGCACCAAGCGTGAAGACGTCGAGCGTGGCCAGGTGCTGTCCAAGCCGGGTTCGATCAACCCGCACACGGACTTCACCGCCGAGGTGTACATCCTGTCGAAGGAAGAAGGCGGCCGCCATACCCCGTTCTTCAACGGCTATCGTCCCCAGTTCTACTTCCGCACGACGGACGTGACGGGCACGATCGAGCTGCCGGCCGACAAGGAAATGGTCCTGCCGGGCGACAACGTCTCGATGGTCGTCAAGCTCCTGGCCCCCATCGCCATGGAAGAAGGCCTGCGCTTCGCCATCCGTGAAGGCGGTCGTACCGTCGGCGCCGGCGTCGTCGCCAAGATCCTCAAGTAA
- the fusA gene encoding elongation factor G: MARKTPIERYRNIGISAHIDAGKTTTTERILFYTGVNHKIGEVHDGAATMDWMEQEQERGITITSAATTAFWRGMGGNYPEHRINIIDTPGHVDFTIEVERSMRVLDGACMVYCAVGGVQPQSETVWRQANKYGVPRLAFVNKMDRTGANFFKVYDQLRLRLKANPVPVVIPIGAEDNFKGVIDLVKMKAIIWDEASQGTKFDYADIPAELKDQADEWREKLVEAAAESSEELMNKYLEGNSLTEEEINVALRTRTIAGEIQPMLCGTAFKNKGVQRMLDAVIDYLPSPVDIPPVDGETDEGEAITRKADDNEKFSALAFKLMTDPFVGQLTFVRVYSGVLKSGDTVYNPIKGKKERIGRILQMHANNREEIKEVLAGDIAAVVGLKDVTTGETLCDVDNHIMLERMVFPEPVISQAVEPKTKADQEKMGLALSRLAAEDPSFRVRTDEESGQTIISGMGELHLEIIVDRMKREFNVEANVGKPQVAYRETIRKVCEEVEGKFVKQSGGRGQYGHVVLKVEPSEPGKGYEFVDAIKGGVVPREFIPAVDKGIQETLPAGVLAGYPIVDVKVTLFFGSYHDVDSNENAFKMAGSMGFKEGLRRASPVLLEPMMAVEVETPEDYAGTVMGDLSSRRGMVQGMDDMVGGGKVIKAEVPLAEMFGYATNLRSLTQGRATYTMEFKHYAEAPKNVADEIISARSK, from the coding sequence ATGGCCCGCAAAACCCCGATCGAGCGTTATCGCAACATCGGTATCTCTGCGCACATCGATGCAGGGAAGACCACCACGACCGAGCGCATCCTGTTCTACACGGGCGTCAATCACAAGATTGGCGAAGTGCATGATGGCGCAGCCACCATGGACTGGATGGAGCAGGAGCAGGAGCGTGGGATCACCATCACGTCGGCCGCCACCACGGCGTTCTGGCGCGGCATGGGTGGTAACTATCCTGAACACCGCATCAACATCATCGACACCCCGGGCCACGTGGACTTCACCATCGAGGTGGAGCGTTCCATGCGCGTGCTGGACGGTGCCTGCATGGTCTACTGCGCGGTGGGTGGCGTTCAGCCCCAGTCGGAAACGGTGTGGCGCCAAGCCAACAAGTACGGCGTGCCCCGTCTGGCCTTCGTGAACAAGATGGACCGTACCGGCGCCAACTTCTTCAAGGTCTACGACCAGCTGCGCCTGCGCCTGAAGGCCAACCCCGTCCCGGTGGTGATCCCCATCGGCGCCGAGGACAACTTCAAGGGCGTGATCGACCTGGTCAAGATGAAGGCCATCATCTGGGACGAGGCCAGCCAGGGCACCAAGTTCGACTACGCCGACATCCCGGCCGAACTGAAGGACCAGGCTGACGAATGGCGCGAAAAGCTGGTGGAAGCCGCTGCCGAGTCGTCCGAAGAGTTGATGAACAAGTACCTGGAAGGCAACTCGCTGACCGAGGAAGAGATCAACGTCGCGCTGCGCACCCGCACCATCGCTGGCGAAATCCAGCCGATGCTGTGCGGCACCGCGTTCAAGAACAAGGGCGTGCAGCGCATGCTCGACGCCGTGATCGACTACCTGCCCTCGCCCGTGGACATTCCCCCGGTCGACGGCGAGACCGACGAAGGCGAGGCCATCACCCGCAAGGCTGACGACAACGAGAAGTTCTCGGCGCTGGCCTTCAAGCTGATGACCGACCCGTTCGTGGGCCAGCTGACCTTCGTGCGTGTGTACTCGGGCGTCCTGAAGTCGGGCGATACCGTCTACAACCCCATCAAGGGCAAGAAGGAACGTATCGGCCGCATCCTGCAGATGCACGCGAACAACCGCGAGGAAATCAAGGAAGTTCTGGCTGGCGACATCGCCGCCGTCGTGGGCCTGAAGGATGTGACCACCGGCGAAACGCTGTGCGACGTCGACAACCACATCATGCTCGAGCGCATGGTGTTCCCCGAGCCCGTGATTTCGCAGGCTGTCGAGCCCAAGACCAAGGCCGACCAGGAAAAGATGGGCCTGGCCCTGTCGCGCCTGGCCGCTGAAGATCCCTCGTTCCGCGTGCGGACCGACGAGGAATCGGGCCAGACCATCATTTCGGGCATGGGCGAGCTGCACCTGGAAATCATCGTCGATCGCATGAAGCGTGAATTCAACGTGGAAGCGAACGTCGGCAAGCCCCAGGTGGCCTACCGCGAAACCATCCGCAAGGTCTGCGAAGAAGTCGAAGGCAAGTTCGTCAAGCAGTCGGGCGGTCGCGGCCAGTACGGCCACGTGGTCCTGAAGGTCGAACCGTCGGAACCCGGCAAGGGCTACGAGTTCGTGGACGCCATCAAGGGCGGCGTGGTGCCGCGCGAGTTCATCCCCGCGGTGGACAAGGGCATCCAGGAAACCCTGCCGGCCGGCGTGCTGGCGGGTTACCCCATCGTCGACGTCAAGGTCACGCTGTTCTTCGGTTCGTACCACGATGTGGACTCGAACGAAAACGCGTTCAAGATGGCCGGCTCGATGGGCTTCAAGGAAGGTCTGCGTCGTGCCAGCCCGGTTCTGCTCGAGCCGATGATGGCCGTCGAAGTGGAAACGCCGGAAGACTACGCTGGTACCGTGATGGGCGATCTGTCCTCGCGTCGCGGCATGGTCCAGGGCATGGACGACATGGTTGGCGGCGGCAAGGTCATCAAGGCCGAAGTCCCGCTGGCCGAGATGTTCGGTTACGCCACGAACCTGCGTTCGCTGACGCAAGGCCGTGCGACCTACACCATGGAGTTCAAGCACTACGCCGAAGCTCCGAAGAACGTCGCTGACGAAATCATCAGCGCCCGTTCCAAGTAA
- the rpsG gene encoding 30S ribosomal protein S7, translated as MPRRREVPKREILPDPKFGSVELAKFMNVVMLSGKKAVAERIVYGALDQIQTKTGKEPIEIFSLAINNIKPLVEVKSRRVGGANYQVPVEVRPVRRLALAMRWLREAAKKRGEKSMDLRLAGEIIDASENRGAAMKKREDTHKMAEANKAFSHFRW; from the coding sequence ATGCCCCGTCGTCGCGAAGTTCCCAAACGCGAGATTCTGCCCGATCCCAAATTCGGTAGCGTCGAACTCGCCAAGTTCATGAACGTTGTCATGCTGTCCGGCAAGAAGGCAGTGGCCGAGCGTATTGTCTACGGTGCGCTCGACCAGATTCAGACCAAGACCGGCAAGGAGCCGATCGAGATCTTCAGCCTGGCCATCAACAACATCAAGCCGCTGGTCGAAGTGAAGAGCCGCCGTGTCGGTGGCGCGAACTACCAGGTGCCGGTCGAAGTGCGCCCCGTGCGCCGCCTGGCGCTGGCCATGCGCTGGCTGCGTGAAGCCGCCAAGAAGCGCGGCGAAAAATCCATGGATCTCCGTCTGGCCGGTGAAATCATCGACGCCTCGGAAAACCGTGGTGCTGCAATGAAGAAGCGTGAAGATACGCACAAGATGGCCGAGGCCAACAAGGCCTTCAGCCATTTCCGCTGGTAA
- the rpsL gene encoding 30S ribosomal protein S12: protein MPTISQLVRKPREVSQAKSKSPALENCPQRRGVCTRVYTTTPKKPNSALRKVAKVRLTNGFEVISYIGGEGHNLQEHSVVLVRGGRVKDLPGVRYHIVRGSLDLQGVKDRKQARSKYGAKRPKKA from the coding sequence ATGCCTACTATCAGCCAACTCGTGCGCAAGCCGCGCGAAGTCAGCCAGGCCAAGAGCAAGAGCCCCGCGCTCGAAAACTGCCCTCAGCGCCGTGGCGTGTGCACCCGCGTGTACACCACTACCCCCAAGAAGCCTAACTCCGCTCTGCGTAAGGTCGCCAAGGTGCGCCTGACCAACGGTTTCGAGGTCATCTCCTACATCGGCGGCGAAGGCCACAACCTGCAGGAGCACTCGGTCGTGCTCGTGCGCGGCGGCCGCGTGAAGGATCTTCCCGGTGTTCGCTACCACATCGTGCGTGGCTCGCTGGACCTGCAAGGCGTGAAAGACCGCAAGCAGGCGCGTTCCAAGTACGGCGCGAAGCGCCCGAAGAAGGCTTGA
- a CDS encoding MarR family winged helix-turn-helix transcriptional regulator, which produces MTALPPATAPSAELAAAVQKSALLGRPGFLIRRLHQIHGALFLEETAEFGITPVQYSVLTALAEHGEMDQISIALEVGLERTTVAEVIQRLEGRGLVRRRQSPKDGRVRLVKLARSGQQMVEGMAEAVQRAHDRTIAPLPPQDRDQLMLLLIRLLEANNDVGTVPFRLP; this is translated from the coding sequence ATGACCGCCCTGCCCCCTGCGACCGCCCCGTCGGCCGAACTGGCTGCCGCCGTCCAGAAATCGGCGCTGCTGGGCCGCCCCGGCTTCCTGATACGCCGCCTGCACCAGATCCACGGCGCCCTTTTCCTGGAGGAAACCGCCGAATTCGGCATCACGCCCGTCCAGTACAGCGTCCTGACCGCGCTGGCCGAGCATGGCGAAATGGACCAGATCAGCATCGCGCTGGAGGTCGGCCTGGAACGCACCACCGTGGCCGAGGTCATCCAGCGCCTGGAGGGCCGGGGCCTGGTGCGCCGGCGGCAAAGCCCCAAGGACGGCCGGGTCCGGCTGGTGAAGCTGGCGCGCTCGGGCCAGCAGATGGTGGAAGGCATGGCCGAAGCCGTGCAGCGGGCGCATGATCGGACCATCGCGCCGCTGCCGCCGCAGGACCGTGACCAGTTGATGCTGCTGCTGATCCGTTTGTTGGAAGCCAACAACGATGTCGGCACCGTGCCCTTCCGCCTGCCCTGA
- a CDS encoding phosphoribosyltransferase: MPTPPSHGFDSTQGYWQALLAADALDMPLDGPYQRGYPARLPDGRYLVLPLRGVPRDPDRCVASLIANHASFSVIDALCGFMADAARPLAADCVVGLPTLGLAFAPQVARTLGFSRYVPFGYSRKYWYRDDLAVPVSSLTSPGASKMLYVDPNLAGSLRGARVLVVDDAVSTGQTMQAALALLARCGAEVAGIAVAMRQGTRWREVLVDPAGQPLPVVAAFDSPRLRRVADGWLPE; encoded by the coding sequence ATGCCGACCCCGCCCTCCCACGGCTTCGACAGCACCCAGGGCTACTGGCAGGCGCTGCTTGCGGCCGATGCGCTGGACATGCCGCTGGACGGCCCCTATCAGCGCGGCTACCCGGCCCGGCTGCCCGATGGCCGCTACCTGGTGCTGCCGCTGCGCGGCGTGCCGCGGGATCCCGACCGTTGCGTCGCCTCGCTGATCGCCAACCATGCCTCTTTTTCCGTCATCGACGCCCTGTGCGGCTTCATGGCCGACGCGGCCCGGCCGCTGGCGGCGGACTGCGTGGTGGGGCTGCCCACGCTGGGGCTGGCCTTCGCGCCCCAGGTGGCGCGCACCCTGGGCTTCTCGCGCTACGTCCCCTTCGGGTATTCACGCAAGTATTGGTACCGGGACGACCTGGCCGTGCCCGTCAGTTCGCTGACGTCGCCGGGCGCGAGCAAGATGCTGTACGTGGACCCGAACCTGGCCGGCAGCCTGCGGGGCGCCCGCGTGCTGGTGGTCGACGACGCCGTCAGCACAGGCCAGACGATGCAGGCGGCGCTGGCGCTGCTGGCGCGCTGCGGCGCCGAAGTCGCCGGCATTGCGGTGGCCATGCGCCAGGGCACGCGCTGGCGCGAGGTGCTGGTGGACCCCGCCGGCCAGCCCCTGCCCGTGGTGGCGGCCTTCGATTCGCCACGGCTGCGGCGCGTGGCGGATGGCTGGCTGCCTGAATAA
- a CDS encoding threonine aldolase family protein yields the protein MMDIPSADHASRLAVDLRSDTVTRPTPEMLARMLTAELGDDGLEGDPTVGALEAGAASMLGKEASLFVPSCTMANLLAVLAQAPRHEQLVLESSAHMYTSERGAATLTGVFYLGVPGQGGAMDTGVLQETLAGGGHKLRSALVAMETSHNNAGGTVLPLDHMRSVSDLARQYGAAVHLDGARLCNAAVALDVPPSEIARHADTVSLCLSKGLSAPVGAVLAGTRALVARARVLRRMVGGTQRQAGVVAAAGLVAIDAMRARLAEDHARARNLSAALNALGGPLLASEPQTNIVQVDVRATGRDSAFWVAALEGAGLRVRPWGAQRLRCVTHRHIDDASIDQAVAAFDAVARSLSRAAAGQP from the coding sequence ATGATGGATATTCCTTCCGCCGACCACGCCAGCCGCCTCGCGGTGGATCTTCGCAGCGACACCGTGACGCGCCCCACGCCCGAGATGCTGGCGCGCATGCTTACCGCGGAGTTGGGCGACGACGGCCTGGAGGGCGACCCCACCGTGGGCGCCCTGGAGGCAGGCGCGGCGTCCATGCTGGGCAAGGAGGCGAGCCTGTTCGTCCCCAGTTGCACCATGGCCAATCTGCTGGCGGTGCTGGCGCAGGCGCCTCGTCATGAGCAACTGGTGCTTGAGTCGAGCGCGCATATGTATACGTCCGAGCGCGGCGCGGCCACGCTGACGGGTGTGTTCTATCTGGGCGTGCCGGGGCAGGGCGGCGCGATGGACACTGGCGTGCTGCAGGAGACCCTGGCCGGCGGCGGCCACAAGCTTCGCAGCGCCCTTGTTGCGATGGAAACCTCGCACAACAATGCGGGCGGGACGGTGCTGCCGCTCGATCACATGCGTAGCGTGTCCGACCTGGCCCGCCAGTACGGCGCGGCGGTCCACCTGGATGGCGCCCGGCTATGCAACGCAGCCGTGGCGCTCGACGTGCCTCCCTCCGAGATCGCGCGGCATGCCGATACGGTTTCGCTGTGCCTGTCCAAGGGGCTGAGCGCGCCCGTGGGCGCGGTGCTTGCCGGCACGCGCGCGCTCGTCGCGCGCGCGCGGGTACTGCGCCGCATGGTGGGCGGCACGCAGCGGCAGGCGGGCGTGGTGGCGGCCGCGGGTCTGGTGGCGATCGACGCCATGCGCGCGCGCCTGGCCGAGGATCATGCGCGCGCGCGCAACCTGAGCGCTGCATTGAATGCGCTGGGCGGCCCTTTGCTGGCCAGCGAACCCCAGACCAATATCGTTCAGGTGGATGTCCGGGCAACGGGGCGCGATAGCGCGTTCTGGGTGGCGGCGCTGGAGGGGGCCGGACTGCGCGTGCGGCCCTGGGGCGCACAGCGCCTGCGTTGCGTCACGCATCGCCATATCGATGACGCGTCGATCGACCAGGCGGTGGCCGCCTTTGACGCGGTGGCACGGAGCCTGTCCCGGGCGGCTGCCGGCCAGCCCTGA
- a CDS encoding amino acid ABC transporter ATP-binding protein, producing the protein MIEIDHVSKWYGEFQVLDDCTTRVAKGEVVVVCGPSGSGKSTLIKTVNALEPFQKGEIRVNGIPVGAPGTNLPRLRAIAGMVFQHFELFPHLTVMENLCLAQVQALRRKPEEAHTRGRALLERVGLAAHQDKHPGALSGGQQQRVAIARALAMDPVVMLFDEPTSALDPEMVNEVLDVMTDLAQEGMTMMVVTHEMGFARRVADRVLFMDGGRIVEDCLKESFFGDLSARTERTRQFLSKILQH; encoded by the coding sequence ATGATAGAAATCGATCACGTCAGCAAGTGGTACGGCGAGTTTCAGGTGCTGGACGATTGCACGACCCGCGTCGCCAAGGGCGAGGTCGTCGTCGTGTGCGGGCCTTCTGGCTCGGGCAAGTCGACCCTGATCAAGACGGTCAATGCGCTGGAGCCCTTCCAGAAAGGCGAGATCCGGGTGAACGGGATCCCGGTGGGCGCGCCAGGCACCAACCTGCCCCGGCTGCGCGCCATTGCAGGCATGGTCTTCCAGCATTTCGAACTGTTCCCGCACCTGACCGTCATGGAGAACCTTTGCCTGGCCCAGGTGCAGGCCTTGCGCCGCAAACCCGAGGAGGCACACACGCGCGGCCGAGCGCTGCTCGAGCGCGTGGGCCTGGCCGCCCACCAGGACAAGCATCCGGGCGCCTTGTCCGGCGGACAGCAGCAACGTGTCGCGATCGCCCGCGCATTGGCCATGGATCCGGTGGTGATGCTGTTCGACGAGCCGACTTCCGCGCTGGATCCCGAGATGGTCAACGAGGTCCTGGACGTCATGACGGACCTGGCGCAGGAAGGCATGACGATGATGGTCGTGACCCATGAAATGGGCTTCGCACGACGGGTCGCTGACCGGGTGCTCTTCATGGATGGCGGGCGCATCGTGGAGGACTGCCTCAAGGAGTCCTTCTTCGGCGACCTGTCGGCGCGCACCGAACGTACCCGCCAGTTCCTTTCCAAGATTCTTCAGCACTGA
- a CDS encoding amino acid ABC transporter permease, whose translation MGNLDFSVILDSAPYLLGTGLQFSIMLTLVSGAFGLLFGAVLAVMRLSPFAWLSVPAGAYVNTMRSIPLLLVIFWFYFLVPYIGAWVLGAPRPVQVGAVNSAIITFSLFEAAYFCEILRAGIQSIPRGQLSAGMALGLGPWQNLRFVVLPQALRNMTPALLTRMIILFQDTSLVYVLSLTDFLGAAAKVGQRDGRLAEMYLFVAAVYFVICFIASRLVKHLERRTRMAR comes from the coding sequence ATGGGCAACCTCGATTTTTCCGTCATCCTGGATTCGGCTCCCTACCTGCTGGGCACCGGCCTGCAGTTCTCGATCATGCTGACGCTGGTGTCGGGCGCCTTCGGGCTGCTGTTCGGCGCGGTGCTGGCGGTCATGCGGCTGTCGCCGTTCGCCTGGCTGTCCGTTCCCGCCGGGGCCTACGTCAACACCATGCGCTCGATTCCGCTGCTGCTGGTGATCTTCTGGTTCTACTTCCTGGTGCCCTACATCGGCGCGTGGGTGCTCGGCGCGCCGCGGCCCGTCCAGGTGGGCGCGGTCAACTCGGCCATCATCACGTTCTCCCTGTTCGAGGCGGCGTACTTCTGCGAGATCCTGCGCGCCGGCATCCAGTCCATTCCGCGCGGCCAGTTGAGTGCGGGCATGGCGCTTGGCCTGGGGCCCTGGCAGAACCTGCGCTTCGTCGTGTTGCCGCAAGCCTTGCGCAACATGACGCCCGCCTTGCTCACGCGCATGATCATCCTGTTCCAGGACACCTCGCTGGTCTACGTGCTGTCCCTGACCGACTTCCTGGGGGCGGCCGCCAAGGTGGGGCAACGGGACGGCCGCCTGGCCGAGATGTACCTCTTCGTTGCCGCCGTCTACTTCGTCATCTGCTTCATTGCGTCGCGCCTGGTCAAGCACCTGGAGCGCCGCACCCGCATGGCGCGCTGA
- a CDS encoding amino acid ABC transporter permease, with the protein MNYDWNWSVFLDLSPNGVHAYWQTLLIGTGWTLALASGAIVFSLLLGAMLGVMRTVPSRPANLIGAAYVELFRNIPLLVQMFLWYFVLPELLPRAWGLALKQMPQPWGQFLPALLCLGCYGSARIAEQLRAGIQSLPRGQFQAGIALGLTQRQLYRHVILPEAFRIVIPPLTSEFMGTIKYSSVALTIGLLELTGQARAMQEFSFHILEAFTAATLIYLLLNGLVARGMRALERRWAVPGLIGADKSR; encoded by the coding sequence ATGAACTACGACTGGAACTGGTCCGTCTTCCTGGACCTCTCGCCCAATGGCGTCCATGCCTATTGGCAGACCCTCCTCATCGGCACGGGTTGGACGCTGGCCCTGGCCAGCGGCGCGATCGTCTTCTCCCTGCTGCTTGGCGCCATGCTGGGCGTGATGCGCACGGTGCCATCGCGGCCGGCGAACTTGATCGGGGCCGCGTACGTCGAGCTGTTCCGAAACATCCCGCTGCTGGTGCAGATGTTCCTCTGGTACTTCGTCCTGCCCGAACTGCTGCCGCGTGCCTGGGGGCTGGCCTTGAAGCAGATGCCGCAACCCTGGGGCCAGTTCCTGCCGGCGCTGCTGTGCCTGGGCTGCTACGGCTCGGCGCGGATCGCCGAGCAATTGCGCGCGGGCATACAGTCCCTGCCGCGCGGCCAGTTCCAGGCCGGCATCGCGCTGGGGCTGACACAGCGGCAGCTGTATCGGCACGTGATCCTGCCGGAAGCCTTCCGCATCGTGATCCCGCCGCTGACGTCCGAGTTCATGGGCACGATCAAGTATTCGTCGGTGGCGCTGACCATCGGCCTGCTGGAACTGACCGGACAGGCCCGCGCCATGCAGGAGTTCAGCTTCCACATCTTGGAGGCCTTCACCGCCGCCACGCTGATCTACCTGTTGCTCAATGGCCTGGTGGCGCGCGGCATGCGCGCGCTGGAGCGGCGTTGGGCGGTGCCGGGCCTGATTGGCGCGGACAAGAGCCGTTGA
- a CDS encoding amino acid ABC transporter substrate-binding protein yields MKAIAAILTVASLACAPAWADGGSRIDKLRQTGVITLGHPETSVPFAYLDGQQKPIGYSVEICEQVANELKRTLNLPALTVRYNPTTSATRLPLIGNGTIDLECGNTTNKTDRHKFVSFAPTTFVAQVVLVARKDGGVDVNDLNSFRGKTVTAQAGGQTFKLISQLNAAHKYGITVLPAKDTAEAFLMVESGRASASVNDDGLAYGAVASARRPDDFVVGTKGLEVAPYGIVQPKDDPAFKKAVDDAVRELIRNGTVARIYDKYFTSPIPPKQINLRYPMSDVLKRALANPSDSGEPADYL; encoded by the coding sequence ATGAAAGCCATAGCAGCGATCCTCACCGTCGCGTCGCTGGCCTGCGCGCCTGCGTGGGCCGACGGCGGCAGCCGTATCGACAAACTGCGCCAGACCGGCGTGATCACCCTGGGCCATCCGGAAACGTCGGTGCCGTTCGCCTATCTGGACGGCCAGCAGAAGCCCATCGGCTACAGCGTCGAGATCTGCGAGCAGGTGGCGAACGAACTCAAGCGCACCCTGAACCTGCCCGCCCTGACCGTGCGCTACAACCCCACGACGTCCGCCACGCGCCTGCCGCTGATCGGCAATGGCACGATCGACCTCGAGTGCGGCAACACCACCAACAAGACCGACCGCCACAAGTTCGTCTCGTTCGCGCCGACGACCTTCGTCGCGCAGGTGGTGCTGGTGGCGCGCAAGGATGGCGGGGTCGACGTCAATGACCTGAATTCCTTCCGTGGCAAGACCGTGACTGCCCAGGCCGGCGGCCAGACCTTCAAGCTGATTTCGCAATTGAACGCGGCGCACAAGTACGGCATCACCGTCCTGCCCGCCAAGGACACGGCCGAGGCCTTCCTGATGGTGGAAAGCGGCCGCGCCTCGGCATCCGTCAATGACGATGGCCTGGCGTATGGCGCGGTGGCATCGGCGCGCCGGCCGGATGATTTCGTGGTGGGCACCAAGGGCCTCGAAGTGGCGCCGTATGGGATCGTCCAACCCAAGGACGATCCCGCCTTCAAGAAGGCGGTGGATGACGCCGTGCGCGAGCTGATCCGCAATGGCACGGTGGCGCGCATCTACGACAAATACTTCACTTCGCCCATTCCGCCCAAGCAGATCAACCTGCGCTATCCGATGAGCGACGTGCTCAAGCGCGCGCTGGCCAATCCCTCCGACTCGGGCGAGCCGGCCGACTATCTCTGA